Proteins from a single region of Trichoderma asperellum chromosome 3, complete sequence:
- a CDS encoding uncharacterized protein (EggNog:ENOG41) has translation MSASAPVEIPGYYYDSEKKKYFKIEKSQTAPSSAQWSSESVKRRKVEVRVAQEASNRARLIKNHIKRSVLRHDIVNSGLFARETGHQRNAESGRGRAEDGDVAAAMWARELTDKGQIAFAPSMTWNTYPHMPCFYVSGEDSGTESAVAYATLDEEMLVGKYVDTDINEKLINIPAGQRDPSRLHQEMIHCPQMSSIKYHQPSHKLLLTSREPGHGLALIVFSPPVDTDHNGARHWLLGGTDGYRKLLFRPSSNPHWYVHQSTPAPASSNLLCVVGTSNGILRVRSDETLGWISTNDVPPSIDSTTKVDTGRRKRPGRRARARHGPWHPQEIFSQDFQIGNHNVLFAGGRQPRLWISDLRSPAAEWSFVKHGSSIAHVRSINPHQVVVAGLQNHMSIYDTRFFQSDKTNPNGLTISSPMLDFPDYRNEAHYHIGWDISTELNLVASAQDNGTVKLFSLRSGRVLRSGSALESLRAQNPIKAMMFQTLPGEKMPSLYVARGPLLRKFGCAPVGNFDE, from the exons ATGAGTGCTAGCGCTCCTGTAGAGATACCGGGCTACTACTATG attcggagaagaagaaatattttaaaattgaAAAATCCCAGACTGCGCCCTCGTCCGCTCAGTGGTCCTCTGAATCTGTCAAGCGGCGCAAAGTTGAAGTCCGAGTTGCCCAGGAAGCATCCAATAGGGCGCGACTGATCAAGAACCATATCAAGCGCAGTGTCTTGAGACATGATATTGTCAACTCGGGGCTGTTTGCCCGTGAGACGGGGCATCAGAGGAACGCTGAGTCTGGAAGGGGACGAGCTGAAGACGGAGACGTTGCGGCGGCGATGTGGGCTCGAGAGCTGACTGACAAGGGCCAGATTGCTTTTGCACCGAGCATGACTTGGAATACGTATCCGCATATGCCCTGCTTCTATGTAAGCGGAGAGGACAGCGGAACCGAGTCGGCTGTCGCATATGCCA CTCTTGATGAGGAGATGTTGGTCGGAAAATATGTCGATACCGATATAAATGAAAA GCTGATAAATATACCAGCTGGTCAGCGAGATCCGTCAAGGTTGCACCAAGAGATGATTCACTGCCCGCAGATGTCTTCCATCAAATACCACCAACCATCTCACAAACTTCTACTGACCTCGCGAGAACCCGGTCATGGCCTTGCTTTGATCGTTTTCTCTCCTCCGGTTGATACTGACCATAATGGTGCACGGCACTGGCTTCTTGGTGGGA CTGATGGCTATCGTAAACTTCTATTCCGACCTTCCAGCAACCCGCATTGGTATGTGCATCAGAGCACACCTGCGCCAGCATCATCCAACCTCCTTTGCGTTGTGGGTACTAGCAACGGCATCCTGCGGGTTCGTTCTGATGAAACGCTCGGTTGGATCTCTACCAATGACGTTCCTCCTAGCATCGACTCGACGACAAAGGTCGATACTGGCCGCAGGAAGCGGCCGGGCAGGCGGGCAAGGGCGCGCCATGGCCCCTGGCACCCCCAGGAGATCTTCTCTCAAGATTTTCAAATCGGCAATCACAACGTGCTGTTTGCGGGTGGTCGCCAGCCTCGGCTCTGGATCTCGGACCTCAGATCGCCGGCAGCCGAATGGAGCTTCGTTAAGCACGGGTCGTCCATTGCTCACGTCCGCAGCATCAATCCGCACCAAGTTGTCGTTGCAGGCCTGCAGAATCACATGTCAATATACGATACGCGCTTCTTCCAATCTGACAAAACTAATCCCAATGGACTGACTATTTCCTCCCCCATGCTTGACTTTCCCGACTATCGCAACGAAGCACATTACCATATCGGCTGGGATATATCCACAGAGCTCAATCTCGTGGCGTCGGCGCAAGATAACGGTACGGTCAAGCTCTTCTCCCTAAGGTCCGGTCGTGTCTTGCGCTCTGGCAGCGCCCTGGAGAGCCTTCGCGCCCAGAACCCGATAAAGGCGATGATGTTTCAGACACTGCCTGGGGAGAAGATGCCGAGCTTGTATGTGGCCAGGGGACCTCTTCTGAGGAAGTTTGGATGTGCGCCGGTTGGTAACTTTGATGAATAA
- the PMA1 gene encoding plasma membrane H+-ATPase (TransMembrane:9 (i149-172o178-197i326-347o359-391i729-750o756-775i796-817o862-885i897-915o)), with amino-acid sequence MGSEQWENASAKKEQAKDEQKRLDSRLQSKLLPSGRQQIGSAKKAPGPIGQLRREACPAPTEAIPPKKDASAEDEEEDEDIDALIEDLESEDGHAFEEEEDETSPSTGGRVVPEDMLQTDSRLGLTESEVIARRRKYGLNQMKEEKENLLLKFLGFFVGPIQFVMEAAAVLAAGLQDWVDFGVICALLLLNACVGFIQEFQAGSIVEELKKTLALKAVVLRDGTLKEIEAPEVVPGDILQVEEGTIIPADGRIVTEGAFLQVDQSAITGESLAVDKHKNDNCYASSAVKRGEAFVVVTATGDNTFVGRAAALVSQSAGGTGHFTEVLNGIGTVLLILVILTLLVVWISSFYRSNGIVDILRFTLAITIVGVPVGLPAVVTTTMAVGAAYLAKKQAIVQKLSAIESLAGVEILCSDKTGTLTKNKLSLSEPYTVQGVDPDDLMLTACLAASRKKKGIDAIDKAFLKSLKYYPRAKSVLSKYKVIEFHPFDPVSKKVTAVVESPQGERITCVKGAPLFVLKTVEEDHPIPDEIDKAYKNCVAEFATRGFRSLGVARKRGEGAWEILGIMPCSDPPRHDTARTINEAKQLGLSIKMLTGDAVGIARETSRQLGLGTNVYNAERLGLGGGGDMPGSEVYDFVEAADGFAEVFPQHKYSVVEILQQRGYLVAMTGDGVNDAPSLKKADTGIAVEGASDAARSAADIVFLAPGLGAIIDALKTSRQIFHRMYAYVVYRIALSLHMEIFLGLWIAILNRSLNIELVVFIAIFADIATLAIAYDNAPYSQTPVKWNLPKLWGMSVLLGAVLAVGTWIALTTMYAGGQNGGIVQNFGNIDEVLFLEISLTENWLIFITRANGPFWSSIPSWQLSGAILVVDILATLFCVFGWFIGEQTSIVAVVRVWIFSFGIFSIMGGLYYFLQGSAGFDNLMHGKSPKTNQKQRSLEDFVVSLQRVSTQHEKSQ; translated from the exons ATGGGAAGCGAGCAATGGGAAAATGCCTCAGcgaaaaaagagcaagcgAAGGACGAGCAGAAAAGACTCGATTCTAGGCTGCAGAGCAAATTACTGCCAAGCGGGCGACAGCAAATTGGTTCAGCCAAGAAAGCGCCAGGACC AATCGGGCAACTTCGACGAGAAGCGTGCCCAGCCCCCACCGAGGCCATCCCTCCCAAGAAGGATGCCTCcgctgaagacgaagaagaagatgaggacaTTGACGCCTTGATCGAGGATCTCGAATCCGAGGATGGCCATgcctttgaagaagaagaagatgagaccAGTCCCAGCACTGGAGGACGTGTCGTCCCCGAGGACATGCTCCAAACCGACAGCCGACTTGGTCTGACCGAGTCTGAAGTCATCGCCCGCCGTCGCAAATACGGTCTCAACcaaatgaaagaagagaaggagaactTGCTACTCAAGttccttggcttcttcgTTGGTCCCATTCAATTCGTCATGGAg GCTGCCGCTGTTCTGGCTGCTGGTCTCCAGGATTGGGTCGATTTCGGTGTCATTTGCGCTCTGCTCCTGCTCAACGCCTGTGTCGGTTTCATTCAGGAATTCCAGGCTGGTTCCATTGTCGAAGAACTCAAGAAGACTCTCGCTCTCAAGGCTGTCGTTCTCCGTGACGGTACCCTGAAGGAGATTGAGGCCCCCGAAGTTGTCCCTGGTGATATCCTGCAGGTTGAGGAGGGTACGATCATCCCCGCCGACGGTCGCATTGTCACTGAGGGCGCTTTCCTCCAGGTCGATCAGTCCGCCATCACTGGCGAGTCTCTCGCTGTCGACAAGCACAAGAACGACAACTGCTATGCTTCCTCTGCTGTCAAGCGTGGTGAGGCCTTCGTGGTCGTCACCGCCACTGGTGACAACACCTTTGTTGGTCGCGCCGCTGCTCTCGTTTCTCAGTCCGCTGGTGGCACTGGTCACTTCACCGAGGTTCTCAACGGCATTGGTACAGTTCTTCTGATCCTGGTTATCCTGACCCTGCTCGTCGTCTGGATTTCTTCCTTCTACCGCTCCAACGGCATTGTCGATATTCTGCGCTTCACTCTGGCTATTACTATCGTTGGTGTCCCCGTCGGTCTGCCCGCTgtcgtcaccaccaccatggcTGTCGGTGCTGCCTACCTCGCCAAGAAGCAGGCCATTGTCCAGAAGCTTTCCGCTATCGAGTCCCTGGCTGGTGTCGAGATTCTCTGCTCTGACAAGACCGGTACTTTGACCAAGaacaagctctctctctctgagcCCTACACCGTCCAGGGTGTTGACCCCGATGATCTCATGCTCACCGCTTGCTTGGCTGCTTcccgcaagaagaagggtatTGACGCCATTGACAAGGCTTTCCTCAAGTCCCTCAAGTACTACCCTCGTGCCAAGAGCGTTCTGTCCAAGTACAAGGTTATCGAGTTCCACCCCTTCGACCCTGTCTCCAAGAAGGTTACCGCTGTTGTCGAGTCTCCTCAGGGCGAGCGCATCACCTGTGTCAAGGGTGCTCCTCTTTTCGTTCTCAAGACTGTTGAGGAAGACCACCCCATTCCCGACGAGATTGACAAGGCTTACAAGAACTGTGTCGCTGAGTTTGCTACCCGTGGTTTCCGTTCTCTTGGTGTCGCCCGCAAGCGTGGTGAGGGTGCTTGGGAGATTCTCGGTATAATGCCTTGCTCTGACCCTCCTCGTCACGACACTGCCCGCACTATCAACGAAGCCAAGCAGCTCGGTCTGTCCATCAAGATGTTGACTGGTGATGCCGTCGGTATCGCTCGTGAGACTTCTCGTCAGCTCGGTCTCGGCACCAACGTCTACAACGCTGAGCGTCTTGGTCTcggtggcggtggtgacATGCCCGGTTCTGAGGTCTACGATTTCGTTGAGGCTGCCGATGGTTTCGCTGAAGTTTTCCCCCAGCACAAGTACTCTGTCGTCGAGATTCTCCAGCAGCGTGGTTACCTCGTTGCCATGACTGGTGACGGTGTCAACGATGCTCCCTCCTTGAAGAAGGCTGATACTGGTATTGCTGTCGAGGGTGCCTCTGATGCTGCCCGTTCCGCTGCCGATATTGTCTTCCTTGCCCCTGGTCTCGGTGCCATCATTGACGCTCTCAAGACCTCTCGTCAAATCTTCCACCGTATGTACGCCTACGTTGTCTACCGTATCGCTCTGTCTCTGCACATGGAGATCTTCCTGGGTCTCTGGATTGCCATCCTCAACCGATCTTTGAACATTGAGCTGGTGGTCTTcattgccatctttgccGATATTGCTACCCTCGCTATTGCCTACGATAACGCCCCCTACTCCCAGACTCCCGTCAAGTGGAACCTTCCCAAGCTCTGGGGTATGTCCGTTCTCCTCGGTGCCGTTCTTGCTGTCGGAACCTGGATTGCCCTTACCACCATGTACGCTGGTGGCCAGAACGGCGGTATCGTCCAGAACTTTGGTAACATTGATGAGGTCCTGTTCCTCGAGATCTCCCTCACTGAGAACTGGCTGATCTTCATCACCCGTGCCAACGGTCCCTTCTGGTCTTCTATCCCCTCATGGCAGCTTAGCGGTGCTATTCTGGTTGTCGACATCCTTGCCACTCTCTTCTGTGTCTTTGGATGGTTCATTGGCGAGCAGACCAGCATTGTTGCCGTTGTCCGTGTCTGGATTTTCTCTTTCGgtatcttctccatcatgggTGGTCTTTACTACTTCCTCCAGGGAAGCGCAGGCTTCGACAACCTCATGCATGGCAAGTCCCCCAAGACGAACCAGAAGCAGCGATCTTTGGAAGATTTTG TTGTTTCTCTGCAGCGTGTCTCTACCCAGCACGAAAAGTCTCAGTAA
- a CDS encoding uncharacterized protein (EggNog:ENOG41): protein MDIGSARRGKSSPVAGDSVDSGSPIAIEAVKPESSATASPLASATTANLNGTAAAGASGASEPMETTETDEVETVSKKRKTGTGSRGVANLTPEQLAKKRANDREAQRAIRERTRNQIERLEKRIQELENQKPYQDLQVVVRAKEAIEAENAEIKRRLATIISMLQPIVGTSIAGVPSALPFAAAPPAVPATSTVPYHPASPAGGAPDPQHQAAQPPAQTWSSAGSSSSPPPRRVGLAGPTDEGTRILLEQQGHSLRHGLDFGSGRFDLNVVLDPIQAIPKLQRGRDGAQDTGEYHHVAMKHDWTQVNQEFPRPTWDSPIAIPSPGSDPASGILPKPVTSQPAPSSGPGLDGNAPIIPAVPYPDAQPANTTEPIPLYARPLRNCEPTCPLDALLLDFRSERQQRAAEGYEQNEVTGPRYPSVSSLLNPANSQYSHPVSKVFTDILTKFPEISGLPEKVTILYLMFIYMRWQISPTKENMERLPEWIRPLPCQLDIPHPAWMDYLPYPEMRERVILANDPSIFYFDNWFLPFTSTFSISWPYEEAHTLLRNPDSDEIMINPVFESHMRNLDNWKVGRAFAEAFPMLVDTCKFWDGTNQQQGPK, encoded by the exons ATGGACATCGGATCCGCTAGACGGGGCAAGTCGAGTCCCGTAGCAGGAGACTCGGTCGACAGTGGCAGCCCCATCGCCATTGAAGCCGTCAAGCCTGAGTCTTCGGCCACCGCATCACCTTTAGCATCCGCAACAACGGCGAATCTCAATGGCACAGCGGCGGCTGGGGCTTCTGGGGCCTCCGAGCCCATGGAAACCACGGAAACAGACGAGGTAGAGACTGTgtccaagaagaggaaaaccGGCACGGGAAGCAGAGGTGTTGCAAACTTGACGCCAGAACAATTGGCTAAGAAAAGGGCAAACG ACCGTGAAGCTCAACGGGCCATTCGAGAACGGACTAGGAATCAGATTGAGCGGCTCGAGAAGCGCATCCAGGAGCTTGAAAACCAGAAACCCTACCAGGATCTCCAAGTCGTAGTGCGTGCCAAAGAGGCGATAGAGGCCGAAAATGCCGAAATCAAGAGGCGGCTCgccaccatcatcagcatgCTGCAGCCCATAGTTGGTACAA GCATTGCTGGTGTACCATCCGCGCTTCCATTCGCTGCAGCACCTCCAGCCGTGCCGGCCACGAGCACCGTCCCTTATCATCCCGCATCTCCAGCAGGGGGAGCTCCCGATCCACAGCACCAAGCAGCTCAACCGCCTGCACAGACCTGGTCAAGTGCTGGTAGCAGCTCGTCTCCACCGCCTCGTCGAGTTGGCCTGGCTGGGCCGACTGACGAGGGCACACGGATTCTATTAGAGCAGCAAGGCCACTCCCTTCGACACGGTTTGGATTTTGGATCCGGCCGATTTGATCTCAACGTTGTGCTTGACCCTATCCAGGCCATCCCGAAGCTACAAAGGGGCCGTGACGGAGCACAAGATACTGGTGAATACCACCACGTGGCTATGAAACATGACTGGACGCAAGTGAACCAGGAGTTTCCACGGCCTACATGGGATTCGCCTATCGCCATTCCCTCACCTGGTTCTGATCCAGCTTCTGGAATACTGCCAAAGCCTGTTACAAGTCAGCCGGCGCCTAGTTCTGGCCCGGGCCTTGACGGCAACGCTCCAATTATCCCAGCAGTTCCATATCCTGATGCACAACCCGCCAATACCACAGAACCTATCCCTCTATATGCGCGACCTTTGCGTAACTGCGAACCTACTTGTCCACTGGACGCTCTGCTTCTTGACTTTCGCAGCGAACGTCAGCAGCGCGCCGCTGAGGGCTACGAGCAAAACGAAGTAACCGGTCCCCGGTATCCATctgtttcttctctgctcaACCCGGCGAATAGCCAATACAGCCACCCAGTATCCAAGGTCTTCACAGATATCCTAACCAAATTCCCCGAAATCTCCGGCCTGCCAGAAAAGGTGACCATTCTATACCTCATGTTCATTTACATGCGATGGCAGATATCGCCAACAAAGGAGAATATGGAACGCTTACCGGAGTGGATCCGCCCACTGCCATGCCAGCTCGACATACCGCACCCGGCATGGATGGACTACCTGCCATACCCcgagatgagagagagggTCATTCTGGCTAACGACCCCTCGATTTTCTACTTTGACAATTGGTTTCTTCCGTTTACATCCACCTTCTCCATTTCTTGGCCTTACGAGGAGGCGCATACTTTGCTGAGGAATCCGGATTCTGATGAGATTATGATTAATCCCGTGTTTGAGAGCCATATGCGCAACTTGGATAATTGGAAGGTGGGGAGAGCGTTTGCTGAGGCGTTCCCCATGCTGGTCGATACGTGCAAGTTTTGGGACGGCACGaatcagcagcaaggccctaaataa
- a CDS encoding uncharacterized protein (EggNog:ENOG41), protein MGETSSSPIFTRDDYTVGWVCALSTELTASTAMLDLKHEPLSIPSGDENSYTLGSIGKHNIVIACLPKGKQGTTSAAVVAAQMLDSFPSVKFGLMIGIGGGVPTDDHDIRLGDVVVSTPTSSFPGVVQWDMGKAKEGGSFERTGSLNNPPRTLLTALHRLETQHEMEGSSIETYVDEMITRWPRLKQKYARCESLKDILFASDNHHQVNPIEDGRPRLDKENCVSCDVAKSRKRKRRNSVEVHYGLIASGNNVVKDAILRDKLNRDLGGNVLCIEMEAAGLMDSFPCLIIRGISDYADSHKNDAWQGYAAATAAAFAKELLSVISAHEVKQMDNIKTIVAKVGKISKDVKKIHQNQERRVRNEILEWLTPVNYDAQHHEHLSQRSPGSGKRTFEDKIFQQFLNGDEKTLLCTGNPGAGKTILTSAVIEHLQHWQSSDDALGDEKKVRLAIIYFDFIRKESQRTIDILASLVKQLVRDEPSLPAVIEKLQDKYRRIPAASRSDKDISEFSKVLKHLISDKSEKVFIVIDALDECQNTDDFLLEIFTILQDTEAKLFATTRPSESVEKRFKNGLFLEISADSEDVQDYIRGRLSEFKILSDENLDIRDEIKTYLKQEIIAKITNAIDGIFLLAKFHVDSLRAKTTREEIIKTLKILPRGPLAFQQAYEKTINRIRGQQSEHQQLARRVLQWLACSAREITALELRHALAIRSGSTSLPDEEGFESSIIMIEVCTGLVMIEKESGVIRLLHHTALEYLHQNMTCLWSLEGPETMGNLLSTPKTSKYAMKKVHQGIAEACISYLSFTDIQLKLARYGWGVRYIYWYYDGYEEHNGLYPFLSYAERHWAYHWRKGFNETRVPDIMSQMTAAFLGNKLMATILDLDEDSEEEEDWKEDEGSEEEENWKEDEDSEEEEDWKEDEDSEEDADSEEDEISEQVSGTLTMLHLVAFLGLTSMVDYCLDHGHDIHATTRFGEDALWFALQAKHEGTSKALLERGATEVVVGEFSSLGLAINNRMRVAADLLLDDNHGARVNPGVKRKPLRQPKLLPTALIISVTNGHAEMTDLLLLHGADVNTRPEVVREPSQCPKYLPPLMATAMTGNVAMAKMLLERGADLCARYWLNNNGRYWLTDVAVRYDYPEGATALTLAAIGGNVAIVESLLRADNIAVNTVDDSYRTPFYWAICEGNFSTANTLLRYGGRLHTAGISLDPGLPTGVSLINGQPSVIRFWGLDNVHIDITHEFYDAFYESNFIENFLKFYSTSPSTVFIPCKLAKVLDKAIAWSRCLKEETDSTEASTRLAQYIEGEGLWKDLKLLADYLGMGSLILFNIWRHLPREAIM, encoded by the exons ATGGGGGAGACATCTAGCTCTCCTATCTTCACACGAGATGACTACACGGTCGGATGGGTGTGTGCGCTCTCAACAGAATTAACAGCGTCAACGGCCATGCTGGACTTGAAACATGAGCCGCTCAGCATTCCTTCAGGGGATGAAAACAGCTATACGCTTGGTTCTATTGGAAAGCACAATATCGTCATAGCTTGTTTACCAAAAGGCAAGCAGGGGACCACCTCCGCAGCAGTTGTGGCGGCCCAGATGCTCGATTCTTTTCCATCGGTGAAATTCGGGCTGATGATTGGCATTGGAGGGGGCGTTCCTACTGATGATCACGATATTCGGCTGGGAGACGTTGTCGTTAGCACACCGACAAGCTCATTCCCGGGCGTGGTTCAATGGGATATGGGCAAGGCAAAAGAGGGCGGCAGCTTTGAGCGGACTGGGTCGCTGAATAATCCCCCGCGTACTCTATTAACAGCACTGCACCGCTTGGAGACACAGCATGAAATGGAAGGGTCCAGTATTGAGACGTACGTCGACGAAATGATAACAAGGTGGCCAAGGTTGAAGCAAAAATATGCCCGGTGTGAATCACTCAAGGACATCCTCTTCGCATCAGACAACCATCATCAAGTCAACCCAATTGAGGACGGGCGACCAAGACTAGACAAAGAAAATTGTGTTTCCTGTGATGTTGCAAAAAGCCGCAAACGGAAGCGAAGAAATAGTGTCGAGGTTCACTACGGTCTTATTGCCTCTGGAAACAACGTTGTCAAAGATGCCATCCTTCGAGACAAGCTAAACCGCGACCTTGGTGGCAATGTTCTGTGTATAGAGATGGAAGCTGCAGGGCTGATGGATAGTTTCCCTTGTCTTATAATTCGAGGTATCAGCGATTATGCGGATTCTCATAAGAACGACGCCTGGCAAGGATATGCAGCAGCCACCGCGGCTGCGTTTGCGAAAGAGCTTCTCTCGGTAATTTCTGCACATGAGGTGAAACAGATGGATAACATCAAAA CTATTGTTGCCAAAGTCGGTAAAATATCTAAAGACGTGAAAAAGATCCATCAGAATCAGGAGCGTCGTGTTCGAAATGAAATCCTTGAATGGCTCACGCCAGTCAACTATGATGCGCAGCATCATGAGCATCTAAGCCAAAGAAGCCCAGGATCTGGAAAACGGACTTTTGAAGACAAAATTTTCCAACAATTCCTAAACGGAGATGAGAAAACTCTGCTATGCACAGGAAACCCAGGGGCTGGGAAAACAATTCTCACATCCGCTGTTATTGAACATCTCCAGCATTGGCAGTCCAGTGATGATGCATTAGGCgatgaaaaaaaagtgagatTGGCAATCATTTATTTTGATTTCATCAGGAAAGAGAGCCAACGAACCATCGACATCCTTGCCAGTCTTGTGAAGCAGCTGGTCCGAGACGAGCCTTCTCTACCAGCTGTTATCGAAAAACTCCAAGACAAATATAGGAGGATACCGGCTGCTTCGCGTTCAGATAAAGATATTTCAGAGTTCTCCAAAGTCCTTAAACATCTAATAAGCGACAAATCTGAAAAGGtgttcatcgtcatcgacgCATTGGATGAATGCCAGAACACCGATGATTTCCTACTAGAAATATTCACAATTCTGCAGGATACAGAAGCAAAACTTTTTGCCACTACACGGCCAAGTGAGAGTGTTGAAAAGAGGTTTAAAAACGGGCTGTTCCTTGAAATTTCTGCGGATAGTGAAGATGTGCAAGATTATATTCGAGGCCGTCTATCAGAGTTTAAAATTCTGAGCGATGAAAATCTCGATATACGTGATGAGATTAAAACCTATCTCAAACAAGAAATTATAGCGAAAATAACCAATGCCATTGATGGAAT CTTCCTCCTTGCAAAATTCCACGTGGATTCACTCCGAGCAAAAACAACGCGTGAAGAGATCATCAAAACGCTCAAGATCCTTCCTAGGGGACCTCTTGCATTCCAACAGGCATATGAGAAAACCATTAACCGAATTCGCGGCCAACAAAGTGAGCATCAACAGCTAGCACGACGTGTTCTTCAATGGCTTGCCTGTTCGGCGAGAGAAATCACAGCCTTGGAGCTTCGTCACGCCTTGGCAATTAGAAGCGGTAGCACTTCATTGCCCGACGAAGAAGGATTCGAAAGTTCAATTATCATGATTGAAGTTTGCACGGGGCTAGTGATGATTGAGAAGGAAAGCGGCGTCATTAGACTGCTGCATCATACAGCTCTCGAATACTTGCATCAAAATATGACGTGCTTATGGAGCCTAGAAGGCCCGGAGACTATGGGAAACCTTCTATCAACTCCAAAAACTTCCAAATATGCCATGAAAAAAGTACACCAAGGCATCGCTGAAGCTTGCATCAGTTATCTCTCATTTACAGACATCCAACTAAAGTTAGCTCGATACGGCTGGGGCGtcagatatatatattggtACTATGACGGTTATGAAGAACATAATGGCTTGTATCCATTTTTGAGTTATGCTGAGAGACACTGGGCTTACCATTGGCGCAAAGGCTTCAATGAGACGAGAGTCCCTGATATCATGAGTCAGATGACTGCCGCCTTTCTGGGCAACAAACTAATGGCTACTATACTCGATCTAGACGAGGAcagtgaagaggaagaagactggaaagaggatgagggcagtgaagaggaagaaaactggaaagaggatgaggacagtgaagaggaagaagactggaaagaggatgaggacaGTGAAGAAGACGCGGATAGTGAAGAGGACGAGATCAGTGAACAAGTCTCAGGCACATTAACGATGCTCCACCTCGTGGCTTTCCTTGGGCTTACTAGTATGGTTGACTACTGCTTAGATCATGGTCACGATATACATGCTACGACGAGGTTTGGAGAGGATGCTCTATGGTTCGCACTGCAAGCCAAGCATGAAGGGACATCCAAAGCATTGCTGGAAAGAGGCGCAACAGAAGTTGTTGTTGGCGAATTCTCCTCACTAGGTCTAGCAATCAACAACAGAATGAGAGTGGCCGCGGACCTCTTACTGGATGATAACCATGGCGCCAGAGTCAATCCCGGAGTAAAAAGGAAGCCTCTCCGACAACCGAAACTCCTCCCAACTGCGTTAATAATCAGTGTGACAAACGGCCACGCCGAAATGACCGATTTACTGCTATTACATGGTGCAGACGTCAACACCCGCCCCGAGGTAGTGCGAGAGCCTTCTCAGTGTCCCAAGTATCTGCCACCATTAATGGCGACTGCTATGACTGGGAATGTAGCAATGGCCAAGATGCTCCTCGAACGCGGAGCCGATCTTTGTGCCCGATATTGGCTTAATAATAATGGTCGATATTGGTTGACTGATGTTGCCGTCAGATACGACTATCCAGAAGGTGCCACGGCGCTTACGCTGGCCGCAATTGGAGGTAATGTAGCCATCGTGGAATCTCTGTTAAGAGCTGATAATATTGCCGTCAACACTGTGGACGACTCTTACAGGACGCCGTTCTACTGGGCCATTTGTGAGGGAAATTTCTCTACAGCGAATACACTTCTACGCTATGGTGGACGATTACACACTGCAGGCATAAGCTTAGATCCAGGATTGCCCACAGGGGTCTCACTAATCAATGGCCAGCCGAGCGTAATTAGATTCTGGGGCCTAGATAATGTGCACATCGATATCA CTCACGAATTTTACGACGCATTTTATGAATCCAACTTCATTGAAAATTTTCTAAAGTTTTATAGCACATCTCCTAGCACGGTGTTTATTCCTTGC AAGTTGGCCAAGGTTCTAGACAAGGCTATTGCGTGGAGCAGATGcctcaaagaagaaacagacAGCACCGAGGCAAGCACAAGATTAGCACAGTATATTGAGGGAGAGGGCCTTTGGAAGG